From the Odontesthes bonariensis isolate fOdoBon6 chromosome 9, fOdoBon6.hap1, whole genome shotgun sequence genome, the window acaaatgcatgaattagtttttctgcatcactctgagacaagatgttcctgattttaacaatattacgaaggtgaaagaaggcagtcctagaaacctgttttatatgcgagtcaaatgataagttctggtcaaaaataactccaaggttcctcactgtagaactagaagccaaggaaataccatctagagtaactatatagctagacaatttctccctgaaacgctcaggtccaaagataacgacttcagttttgtctgaatttagcagcagacagttctgagtcatccaggtctttatgtctttaagacatgcttgtagtctgaccaacctattggtttcatctggttttatagataagtacagctgagtatcatcagcatagcaatggaaatttatgccatgctgtctaataatgttacctaatggaagcatgtataaagtaaaaagaatcggtccaagcacagaaccctggggaactccatgacttactctggtgtgtgaggaagattcttcgtttacaagaacaaactgaaatctatcagataaatatgatttaaaccagcctaatgcagttcctttaatcccaataacatgttcaagtctgtgtaataagatactgtgatcgaccgtatcaaatgcagcactgagatccaacaggacaagcacagacacaagtccgctatcagaggctaaatCAAGTGAGGAAATTCAAACATCGTATCCAGAAAAGATCTGTAAGTTTCTGTCATTTTTATATTGGTTTCTTTATTAAAGTCAGTCAGCTGGAGGCCTTTCAGAGAATCCACTGTGAGACGGGATGTTCCTGAGTTTAACAACATttcgaaggtgaaagaaggcggTCCTAGGAACCTGTTTTAAATGCGAGTCAGAGGACAGATCTTACCCGGCTCTCCCACAGAAACCCCTACAGAAGCCTCGAGTCCTAAAAATGCAGACAAAGCTCTTCTTCAACAATTGGTCAGAGCCTCCTTTTCAACATCCAGGAGTAAACTTTCCCGGGGAGACTGATCCCCCTAAAGTTGGAACACATtccctggggttagggttaggattagggttggggttagggttggggttggggttggggttggggttgggattggggttggggttggggttaggattagggttggggttaggattagggttggggttaggattaggattaggattagggttggggttggggttagggttggggttaggattagggttggggttaagttCAATGGCCCCCTCCTACGTAACGTCTCAGTTCGGACTCCTGTTCAGTCACCATGGAGTTTGGTATAGGTGCCAAGGGGGGTGCACTGTCGCTCAGGACCCGACTGATGGTTGCTGCGTGTGCTGGGATGGTCTTGgagtaactcaggaggccgtgggaaacATTTCTGGGTTTGTGTTGCAAGTGGGTGCGCTAGACACAAGGTCCGTATCGGTGTGTGTCGTGTGCTGCGGGGGGAAGGGGGGGAGAGAGGTAAAGAATAGTGAAGAGGTGAGAGTAGGGAGGACtagttaaggttagggttggatTTAGGACTAATTAAGGTTAAGGTTGGGTTTTAGGACtagttaaggttagggttgggttttAGGACtagttaaggttagggttatggttaaggttaaggttaaggttagggttagaattaGGATTAGTTAAGGTTGGGGtttagggttatggttagggttaggtaagaTTCTGTAATTATGGGATTATGTCCCTTAATGTTCTGAGAgtcttatttatttaatgtaaGTTCGTTGAAAATTAAAAATGGTTAGTTTTTAATTTGTATAGTTTTTTATAGTGTATAAATTGTAATTTTGTCCGAGTGGAGATTGATGTTATTTGGGTTGTGGTTTAGGGGATTGAGGGCAAATGGAACCAATAAGTGGCTAGAAAGTCTATAAGAATTGAGCGTTAAACGGGGATAAAATCATGGAAATCTTTGAATTTTGAGTAGTGTAAAATTGAGGGGtttagggttatggttagggttagggttgaggttagggttagggttaaaaatGGGAACCTCCATCCCAGTCTGCTACTTCACAGGTGTTTTTAGACAGATTTCTAACCCTCGGACACGTTATTCTGGGCGGATTCCTGCTCACCAACACAAAGttttctattctgtgactgtTTCTCGTTGGAGTTCTTGATGTGACCAAAGGTGGTCgatgccccaccttaaccctcctgttgtcttgcgggtccaaagtgacccacgaccatgtttagctgtagaaaaaataccttaaactatcttttttttcaacttgaaatgttatgacttttcctaaagggaccccatcattagaaaaagtcagactttatttttgtttatgtttccatgtgggctgtacaccactagggtacaaagattgtcttatgggtcatttctgacctgtgaattataaaaacatttaaacagcagaaaaaagttcattgtttttttccctttcaatataattaattcagaagtaattacttcacatttatataatagcaataataaacctttattatgtaaaagaaaactgagaaaacaagaaaactgttggtccaactgacagtaaaaaaaaaaagtgtaatcctgaaaactgctgattgtctttttgtattgtgtaacaaaaaatacatgataaaaaatgtattgaattgagttgaatagataaataacaggtggtttcatcatacaaaatagattttggatttgaaattcaattaagttgctttatttttgcaaacccatctcttcaggaaacactacccagatccgccctcttaggacatcacctgctttgtcccagcttcttacgcacttatttgtttcctaaattgtcttcccatgtgtctcggtacctaacttatcacacttactctagcactagttatgctcttagctgtttggttttggaaggaaatgcacttataatttcttgtgacctgaagttcttttgcctaccgatgtggaacacacttatagtaagtcgctttggataaaagcgtctgcaggatgaccgtaatgtgatgaCCACAGGACTTCAGACTgaggaaaatgttcataaagaACTTTAACAGTCATGAATCCCTCTGAACAGCAGGAGGTTCGGTCATGTTCGTCCTTCTCCAGCAGCAGAAACCTTCAGAGACATTTTCTCTGCTCTGAGCTTGAAAACCCTCAGAAGGCCGTTCCTGATCTCTCTGGTTCGGACGCCGTAGATGACGGGGTTCACGGTCGCCGGGATCAGGATGTACATGACGCCCATGAAGGTGTTGATGTCCGTGGTGACGGGGATGCTCAGGTTGTGGGAGAGGAAGCTGACGCTGCCCACCAGGTAGAAGCACGTGATGACCATCAGGTGCGTGCCGCAGGTGTGAAACGCTTTCCGCCGCTCCTCGCCGGCCGCCGCCGCCCGCAGCACGGCGCTCAGGATCTTCACGTAGGAGAAGACGATGACGGGTATGTCCACCCCTACGAAGCAGACGATCACAGCCAGGCCGGCGGCGTGGCTCCTCTCCGTGCTGCCGCACGCCAGGCTCACCAGCGCCATGTGGTCGCAGTAGGCGTGCCCGATGACGTTGGAGCCGCAGAACCGCAGAGAACCCGCCAAGCCCACCAGCGCCGCCATGATGGAGACGCTGCGCAGGAGCGtgaacagcagcagcttcagcagcgcGGACCGGTCCATGAGGCGGGCGTAGCGCAGCGGCCGGCAGATGGCCACGTAGCGGTCCAGCGCCATCGCCAGCAGCAGCGTGGACTCCACCGAGGACAGGAAGTGCGTGAAGAACATCTGGGTCAGGCAGCCGGCCAACGAGATGCGGGTCCGGTCGAGCAGCAGGCCGAGCAGCATGTTGGGCAGGATGGCGGTGACCACGAGGATGTCGACCACGCAGAGCGCGCAGATCAGCAGGTGCATGGGGCTGTGCAGGCGCTCCGCCCTGAGAACCACGAACACCAGCAGCAAGTTCCCCAGCAGCACCGACAGGTAGGAGGCGGAGAACGGCAGCGCCAGCAGGCGGCGGTGCCGCTGCAGCGCCGGGAACCCGCTGAGCACGAAGCTGctgtgggaggagtttctgcCCGGCATGGCTCCGCCCCCCTGGAGAGGAAACTCTTTATGGGGGAAACTCTGTCCTGGAGGTTCACTTTCCAGTCGACTCGCTGGAAAACAAAGAGGATCCATTTCTGATTTTGAATGTAGTGActatttgtctatgaaaatattttaaaaaaagaaaaaacttttgtcttaaccttgtagcacccatatacggagcccctaaagggacatggggggattttttttttggcgagatctcgcaaaggtattgcgggatctcgcagaagtttttttcccacgtcagtgaaccggaagtgaaacagacacagcgatggaggagcctacccatcatcttttcagatgtctctcacttatgtcaaagccatgtctacgtgcaagaacggatttgatgtctttatatgttaggccaatactaaaatagaaatcaataaacttctaccacggatgatgggtaggctcctccatcACTGTATCTGTTTTACTTCCAgttcactgacgtgggaaaaaaacttttgcgagatctcgcaaaaaaaaaaaaaaatccctccatgtccctttaggggctccgtacccacagttgcagatatgcaataagctttttatttatttacattatttatttacattatatttttatttatatttttatttacattacattatttgattttttaaatatacatacattatttacattcatgtgtaatatttttttacattacattttatgtgccgacaatcattttcttggctcagtgagttaaactctgctttgcggtggtctgttctagttcgttctgctctcgtttggtgtgctctgctttgtccacctttcacagcgctaatgggaggtcaggtctccaaattgtattattatacaatattttttaaaccccagccaactagccggactaccttcatcaacaccaaaacgaggctggaactctgctcacaggacgcagcagggggtaagaagatgttcagaaatgatgctgctgatatgggatgttacacagcttcatgtcagaggaggcgaactgtccctttaagttggGACTAcctcttgactttttttttgttttagtttttaccAAACTAGTGAAACTATTGTTCTTttctcaatttcagctcctttattctttaatatttttatatatttgcactgactgaaccagttacacttgttatattttttatggttaagattgttttactggtgcacatttattaaataagttattcagtacatttatatctgtttatttgtttttaaaaaataggaacGAAATggtcatgcacgatattgctgatatgggatgtcatacggcttcatgtcagaagaggcgaactgtccctttaacatctAAACTCACCAACAGACTGTAGTAATTAGTCCGCAGATGTGTGGACCCTCACATGCGTAACAGTAAGTCTGAGACGGTTTTACAGCAGTTCagttccacacagaaaggtttTTCACTGTTCTGCTGACGGAGCTGGAACCTTCTTACAGCTCTGAATACATCCAGAACGCAGCAAAATCAGAAGAAAGTTCATGCAGAGAAACACACCACCACGCAGTTCTAACTCCACACTCTCTGGGAGTGTGGAGTTAAATCCTCCATGAGATCACTAATAAACAGACTGTCACAGGGATGGGCAGCTTCCATGATAAAGAGAGCAAACATTTTTTCAGCACTATCATCGGAGGGCCACATGACCGCGCACTTCGAATAATTGGATATGAAAGACGCCACAAATgattctcaataagaacacattttatatgaatttatatctgtatgtttattgcaccaacataaaactattttctgcatataaatgcattttaacacgtccctaataagcaacaaagacaaaacatttgtttaaaaaaaaaaaagggcaaaaagaaatttgaactccttcataacaaagaacaaaactgaagaggtactcttcttcccatttttctctttctgcCACTGCTAGTGGCAGGGGCGTAGCACCAAATTTTGGGCCCCAGGAACAACCACTACCTGCATATTTGAACCAACATCGACCCTATGTTAGGCTTTTGGGACACTTGTATAGGCTAACagttattatgaaaataaatacattaaagacaaatatggcttctatttcacaattatgtggtagccaacaaatgagagattattttttaattatttgacttcGGCTGCTATCACAGTATGCAACGGAATGGGATAATCAGTTACTGTAGgctgtaattttgacatttgggctcacctttcttgggaaagaaatcagtcagCAGTTGCTTTCCTTCGTTTTGTCTCTCtggcctttcttttcttttctgaaagcctgattttttttttttgggtgacatctttcatgtgccggctgctgcgttttaatgcctaataatgaagtgagtgaaacatATTGCGCATGTACTAAACCAATGCGCACTGATAATGGGGGTGTCTGATATAGATTATTGCCTATTTGCAGGCTGggatatacatttcaacagatgtatttccagagaacattggatttGCATAAAATACCAACATATATTGACATTATTTAAaaagtgatttttaaaaaacgaaagaagaagaaaatttccTTTAGGGCCCCCCTGTAGGCtggaccctgtgaatcagtctgactttCCCCCCTGTTCCACGCCGCTGGCTGGTGGCCATGGCTCTGGACTTTCCTATTCGCTGTTGCGGAAAGCGGCCCGGACCCCGCTATTGTTTGCGTATGGCTTTCCTATTCGCTGTTGCGGAAAGCGGCCCGGACCCCGCTATTGTTTGCGTATGGCGCGTCAACAGTATAattacattatttttttctattttgattttttttaattattaaattattattgatctatttgcgGGCCGTACTGAGTGAGGACGGGGGCCGTGTGCGCCCCCCCGGGCCGCCAGTTGCCCATCCCTGGACTGTCATCACATGTTACACTGAGCTTTGACTCCTGAGGTCAGGTGACGGGTTCAGTTAATAATCACGAGTTACTGTTTTCCAGCAGACTTTCTGTCCTCTGAACTTCAGCTCAGATTTAGACTCAAattaaaaaccttaaaaatCTTATAAACTaaagtttttaaaagaaaagagagccTTCTTACCTGCAGCCGTCTGTCTTTTCCATCGTCCGCTCGACAGGAAACGCTGCGCCTTGGCTCAGTTCATCTTATAGCCGATGTCCAGGCGTCCCACAGGACCAGTGACCTCAAACGCAGCAGCTCTGTGATTGGCTCCCAGAGGTTTAACAAACAGATTCTCCAGAACTGAATCCTCATTCGTGATCTTTGTTTAGTTCGTCTTATTTCATCTTTTCTTGTCTTTGGGAGTTTCTTTCTAAATGTTGTCGGAGCTTTAATTATCTCTGTTATTTTAATAAAAGGTTAATCATCTTCACCGGAAACACAAAAATCTGTTTGGCAGTGAAAGGAGTATTTGTgggtttttacagttttttttgggAAAGACATTTGATCTGAAAATATGTGATTTtggaatattttttaaaatcaataactcagagaaaacaataaaaactgtCTGATAGTTTAATAATAAGTAAATGCCATGAAGCTCTACTTTTAAATATATCTGAAGGATGTCAACAGATATTAGaatctttaaaaagcagctaaaaacacatctgtacaccctcgccttctaccagttttataaattctattattattactatttatatattacatttattgtttctctatttttttttagtattttttaatttatatctatttcctcctcaaccccccccccccccccccccccatgttcTATTGTACTCTATTTTGTTATTCTTgtagtttttactttaattactttgtatattgatcttatttgtaaagcactttgagctacattttgtgtatgaaggtgctatataaataaattattatcattattattctaTATGTTTGTTTGAACAGGACATTTGTTGCCGTGACAACAGACTCCTTAATGGAGGCTGGTTTTGCTCCCTGGTGTCAGTAAATCAGATGATGGAAGGTGTTCCCTCCGAGGTCCACGCTCTGAAATCTAATTTGTCTGCTGCTCGTTTGTTGTCATCTCTCCCCGAAGCTAATTGGCCCCGAGGTCAAGGCGGCACGGTTCAGTTTCCTCCGAGACGAACACTCATTATCTGGCCTGCTTAATTAGTCTTTTCTGTCGGACTGTCGGGACTCTAAGAGCCGCTGCTGTAATGAGATTTCTGTTCTGCCCACTAAATGAACACAGAACACACTGAACAGCTTCTCTCTCCCTGATCGTCAGAGGCCGTAAATCAAGTGAGGAAATTCAAACATCGTATCCAGAAAAGATCTGTAAGTTTCTGTCATTTTTATATCGGTTTCTttattaaccctcctgttgtcctgtttaaccctcctgttgtcctgtttaaccctcctgttgtcctgtttaaccctcctgttgtcctgtttaaccctcctgttgtcctgtttaacccccctgttgtcctgtttaaccctcctgttgtcctgtttaaccctcctgttgtcctgttgtcctgtttaacccccctgttgtcctgtttaacccccctgttgtcttgtttaaccctcctgttgtcctgtttaaccctcctgttgtcctgtttaaccctcctgttgtcctgtttaaccctcctgttgtcctgtttaaccctcctgttgtcctgtttaaccctcctgttgtcctgtttaacccccctgttgtcctgtttaaccctcctgttgtcctgtttaaccctcctgttgtcctgttgtcctgtttaacccccctgttgtcctgtttaacccccctgttgtcttgtttaaccctcctgttgtcctgcttaaccctcctgttgtcctgtttaacccccctgttgtcctgtttaatcctcctgttgtcctgtttaacccccctgttgtcctgtttaacccccctgttgtcctgtttaaccctcctgttgtcctgtttaaccctcctgttgtcctgtttaacccccctgttgtcctgtttaacccccctgttgtcctgtttaaccctcctgttgtcctgtttaacccccctgttgtcctgtttaacccccctgttgtcctgtttaaccctcctgt encodes:
- the or55e1 gene encoding olfactory receptor 52L1, with protein sequence MDPLCFPASRLESEPPGQSFPHKEFPLQGGGAMPGRNSSHSSFVLSGFPALQRHRRLLALPFSASYLSVLLGNLLLVFVVLRAERLHSPMHLLICALCVVDILVVTAILPNMLLGLLLDRTRISLAGCLTQMFFTHFLSSVESTLLLAMALDRYVAICRPLRYARLMDRSALLKLLLFTLLRSVSIMAALVGLAGSLRFCGSNVIGHAYCDHMALVSLACGSTERSHAAGLAVIVCFVGVDIPVIVFSYVKILSAVLRAAAAGEERRKAFHTCGTHLMVITCFYLVGSVSFLSHNLSIPVTTDINTFMGVMYILIPATVNPVIYGVRTREIRNGLLRVFKLRAEKMSLKVSAAGEGRT